Proteins encoded together in one Stutzerimonas stutzeri window:
- a CDS encoding LutB/LldF family L-lactate oxidation iron-sulfur protein yields the protein MNAEQRIPAIQIENAGDPDFRARARKSLKDDQLRRNFRTAMDSLMTKRAAAFSDADERERLREMGNHIRARALSKLPELLERLEANLTRNGVKVHWAETVEEANNIVLAIAQARQAKQVIKGKSMVSEEMEMNHFLEGHGIESLESDMGEYIVQLDHEKPSHIIMPAIHKNAGQVASLFHDKLGVEYTKDVDQLIQIGRRTLRQKFFEADIGVSGVNFAVAETGTLLLVENEGNGRMSTTVPPVHIAVTGIEKVVENLRDVVPLLSLLTRSALGQPITTYVNMISGPRKAHELDGPQEVHLILLDNGRSQAFADSELRQTLNCIRCGACMNHCPVYTRVGGHTYGEVYPGPIGKIITPHMVGLDKVPDHPSASSLCGACGEVCPVKIPIPTILRRLREENVKAPDDPHKVMRGQGSKYSRKERLIWAGWRLLNTSPTLYRVFGFFATRLRGLTPSNIGPWTQNHSAPKPAARSLHELAREHLEGKR from the coding sequence ATGAACGCCGAACAGCGCATCCCAGCGATCCAGATCGAGAACGCCGGCGACCCGGACTTCCGCGCCCGCGCCCGCAAGTCCCTGAAGGACGACCAGCTGCGACGCAACTTCCGCACCGCCATGGATTCGCTGATGACCAAGCGCGCCGCGGCCTTCAGCGATGCCGACGAGCGCGAGCGGCTGCGCGAGATGGGCAACCATATCCGCGCCCGCGCCTTGTCCAAGCTGCCCGAACTGCTCGAGCGACTGGAAGCCAACCTGACCCGCAACGGTGTGAAAGTGCACTGGGCGGAGACGGTCGAGGAGGCCAACAACATCGTCCTCGCGATCGCCCAGGCACGACAGGCGAAACAGGTGATCAAGGGCAAATCGATGGTCAGCGAAGAAATGGAGATGAACCATTTCCTCGAAGGCCACGGGATCGAGAGCCTGGAATCGGACATGGGCGAGTACATCGTCCAGCTCGACCACGAAAAGCCGTCCCACATCATCATGCCGGCCATTCACAAGAATGCCGGCCAGGTCGCCTCGCTGTTCCATGACAAGCTCGGCGTGGAATACACCAAGGATGTCGACCAGCTCATCCAGATCGGCCGCCGCACGCTGCGGCAGAAATTCTTCGAGGCCGATATCGGCGTCTCCGGTGTGAACTTCGCGGTAGCCGAAACCGGCACCCTGCTGCTGGTGGAAAACGAAGGCAACGGCCGCATGAGCACCACCGTGCCACCGGTGCACATCGCCGTCACCGGTATCGAGAAGGTGGTGGAGAATCTGCGCGACGTGGTCCCGCTGCTCTCCTTGCTGACCCGCTCCGCGCTGGGCCAGCCCATCACTACCTACGTCAACATGATCTCCGGCCCCCGCAAGGCGCATGAGCTGGACGGTCCGCAGGAAGTGCACCTGATCCTGCTGGACAACGGCCGCAGCCAGGCCTTCGCCGACAGCGAGCTGCGCCAGACGCTCAACTGCATCCGTTGCGGCGCCTGCATGAACCACTGCCCGGTGTACACCCGCGTCGGCGGCCACACCTACGGCGAGGTCTATCCCGGGCCGATCGGCAAGATCATCACTCCGCACATGGTCGGTCTGGACAAGGTGCCGGACCACCCTAGCGCCTCGTCGCTGTGTGGCGCCTGCGGCGAAGTCTGCCCGGTGAAGATTCCGATTCCGACCATCCTGCGGCGCCTGCGCGAGGAGAACGTCAAGGCACCGGACGACCCGCACAAGGTCATGCGCGGCCAGGGCAGCAAGTACTCTCGCAAGGAGCGGCTGATCTGGGCCGGCTGGCGCCTGCTCAACACCAGCCCGACGCTGTACCGCGTATTCGGCTTCTTCGCCACACGCCTGCGCGGCCTGACGCCATCGAACATCGGCCCCTGGACGCAGAACCACAGCGCACCGAAACCTGCCGCCCGCTCGCTGCACGAGCTGGCTCGCGAGCACCTGGAGGGCAAGCGATGA
- a CDS encoding LutC/YkgG family protein: MSAKANILAKLKKSLEGTTPVVDDYDASLVTQPWSYAPEQRIARLRQLMEAVHTEIHLTTDAGWPALLEQLLHDRQLPSLLIAPTTPYGQRFTAHCAGREGLPALKAYDRPVEEWKEELFNDTPASLTGTLGAIASTGSLIMWPTREEPRLMSLVPPVHFAILKASEIHDNFYEIQQKFQWAAGMPTNALLVSGPSKTADIEQVLAYGAHGPKDLVVLILEDA; this comes from the coding sequence ATGAGCGCCAAGGCCAATATCCTCGCCAAGCTGAAGAAAAGCCTGGAAGGCACCACGCCGGTGGTCGATGACTACGACGCGTCGCTGGTCACCCAGCCCTGGAGCTACGCGCCGGAACAGCGTATCGCTCGTCTGCGTCAGCTGATGGAAGCGGTGCACACCGAAATCCACCTGACCACCGACGCCGGTTGGCCCGCCCTGCTCGAGCAGCTGCTGCACGACCGTCAGCTGCCGAGCCTGCTGATCGCCCCGACCACGCCGTACGGCCAGCGCTTCACCGCGCATTGCGCCGGCCGTGAAGGCCTGCCGGCGCTGAAGGCCTACGATCGCCCGGTCGAGGAGTGGAAGGAAGAGCTGTTCAACGACACCCCGGCGAGCCTCACCGGCACCCTCGGCGCCATCGCCTCCACCGGCAGTCTGATCATGTGGCCCACCCGCGAGGAGCCGCGCCTGATGAGCCTGGTGCCGCCGGTGCATTTCGCCATCCTCAAGGCCAGCGAAATTCACGACAACTTCTACGAAATCCAGCAGAAGTTCCAGTGGGCCGCCGGCATGCCGACCAATGCGCTGCTGGTTTCCGGCCCATCGAAGACCGCCGACATCGAGCAGGTGCTGGCCTACGGCGCCCACGGCCCGAAGGATCTGGTGGTACTGATCCTGGAGGACGCATGA
- a CDS encoding FAD-binding and (Fe-S)-binding domain-containing protein: protein MNAAARLERAPLPAAFLAAVERLIPAERRFDDPLSTLAFGTDASFYRLIPKLVVRVESEAEVVALLKLAHAEHVPVTFRAAGTSLSGQAISDSVLIVLGDNWNGREIRNGGEQIRLQPGVIGANANAVLAPFQRKIGPDPASINAAKIGGIVANNSSGMCCGTAQNTYKTLAGLRVVLADGTVVDSEDAASVAAFRQSHAALLEQLAELGRETRANTELAAKIRHKYRLKNTTGFSLNALVDYDEPLDILNHLMVGSEGTLGFISAVTYDTVPDHPHKASALVVFPDVETCCLAVPVLKQQPVSAVELLDRRSLRSVEHKAGMPEWVKELSPTACALLIESRAASQSLLHEQINLIMTSIAHFPVEKQVDFSEDPVVYNQLWKIRKDTFPAVGAVRQTGTTVIIEDVTFPVERLAEGVNRLIELLDKHRYDEAILFGHALEGNLHFVFTQGFDDPAQVARYEAFMGEVAQLVAVEFGGALKAEHGTGRNMAPFVELEWGSEAYALMWKIKRLLDPTGILNPDVVLSEDPDIHLKNLKPMPAADEIVDKCIECGFCEPVCPSNGLTLTPRQRIVIWRDIQARKRAGVDTTEIERLYHYHGVETCAATGLCAQRCPVGINTGDLVRKLRGREASKTGAANWLADHFSTAVQGTRFMLHAANGAHIILGTKRLAKLSATMTNASKGRVPQWTPATPQPLQRLHLPKPAVQDERPRVVYLAACVSRAMGPAARDQEQEPLLDKTRSLLEKAGYQVIFPEQLNDLCCGQPFASKGYAEQGERKRQEMLDALLKASRGGLDPIYCDTSPCTLRLVQGLTDQRLDMYDPVRFIRTHLLDKLDFVPQDKPIAVHVTCSTQHLGEAQALIDIARRCANEVVIPEGIHCCGFAGDKGFTTPELNEHALRSLKNAVQICEEGISTSRTCEIGLSRHGEIDYHGLVYLVDRVTRRKTADQPL, encoded by the coding sequence ATGAACGCCGCCGCCCGGCTCGAACGCGCGCCGTTGCCGGCGGCGTTTCTCGCGGCGGTCGAACGGCTGATCCCCGCCGAGCGCCGCTTCGATGATCCGCTTTCGACCCTGGCGTTCGGCACCGATGCGAGCTTCTACCGGCTGATCCCCAAGCTGGTGGTGCGCGTCGAATCCGAAGCCGAAGTGGTCGCGCTGCTCAAACTGGCCCACGCCGAGCATGTGCCCGTCACCTTCCGCGCCGCCGGCACCAGCCTGTCCGGCCAAGCGATTTCCGACTCGGTGCTGATCGTGCTCGGCGACAACTGGAACGGCCGCGAGATTCGCAACGGCGGCGAGCAGATCCGCCTGCAGCCAGGCGTCATCGGCGCCAACGCCAACGCCGTGCTGGCACCTTTTCAGCGCAAGATCGGCCCTGATCCGGCCTCGATCAATGCCGCGAAGATCGGCGGCATCGTCGCCAACAATTCCAGCGGCATGTGCTGCGGTACGGCGCAGAACACCTACAAGACCCTCGCCGGGCTGCGCGTGGTACTGGCCGATGGCACCGTGGTCGACAGCGAGGATGCCGCCAGCGTTGCCGCGTTTCGCCAGAGCCACGCCGCCCTGCTCGAGCAGCTGGCCGAGCTGGGCCGCGAAACCCGCGCCAATACCGAACTGGCCGCGAAGATCCGCCACAAGTACCGGCTGAAGAACACCACCGGCTTTTCGCTCAATGCGCTGGTCGACTACGACGAGCCGCTGGACATCCTCAACCACCTGATGGTCGGTTCCGAAGGCACGCTGGGCTTCATCAGCGCAGTGACCTACGACACCGTGCCGGACCATCCGCACAAGGCCAGCGCGCTGGTCGTGTTCCCCGACGTGGAAACCTGCTGCCTCGCCGTGCCGGTGCTCAAGCAGCAACCGGTGTCCGCGGTGGAGCTGCTCGACCGCCGCAGCCTGCGCTCGGTCGAGCACAAGGCCGGGATGCCCGAGTGGGTGAAGGAACTGTCGCCGACCGCCTGCGCGCTCTTGATCGAATCGCGCGCCGCCAGTCAGTCGCTGCTGCACGAGCAGATCAATCTGATCATGACCTCCATCGCGCACTTCCCGGTGGAGAAACAGGTCGACTTCAGCGAAGACCCGGTGGTCTACAACCAGCTGTGGAAGATCCGCAAGGACACCTTCCCAGCGGTCGGCGCCGTGCGCCAGACCGGCACCACGGTGATCATCGAGGACGTGACCTTCCCCGTCGAGCGCCTGGCCGAGGGCGTCAACCGGCTGATCGAATTGCTCGACAAGCACCGCTACGACGAGGCGATCCTCTTCGGCCACGCGCTGGAGGGCAACCTGCACTTCGTCTTCACCCAGGGCTTCGATGATCCGGCGCAGGTCGCCCGTTACGAGGCCTTCATGGGCGAAGTGGCGCAGCTGGTGGCTGTCGAGTTCGGCGGCGCGCTCAAGGCCGAGCACGGCACCGGGCGCAACATGGCGCCCTTCGTCGAGCTGGAATGGGGCAGCGAGGCCTACGCGCTGATGTGGAAAATCAAGCGCCTGCTCGACCCCACCGGCATCCTCAATCCGGACGTGGTGCTCTCCGAAGACCCGGACATCCACCTGAAGAACCTCAAGCCGATGCCCGCCGCCGACGAGATCGTCGACAAGTGCATCGAGTGCGGCTTCTGCGAGCCGGTCTGCCCATCCAACGGGCTGACCCTGACGCCGCGCCAGCGTATCGTCATCTGGCGCGACATCCAGGCGCGCAAGCGCGCCGGTGTCGACACCACGGAAATCGAGCGGCTCTACCACTACCACGGCGTGGAAACCTGCGCCGCCACCGGCCTCTGTGCCCAGCGCTGCCCGGTCGGCATCAACACCGGCGACCTGGTGCGCAAGCTGCGCGGACGTGAAGCGAGCAAAACCGGCGCCGCCAACTGGCTGGCCGATCATTTCTCCACGGCCGTGCAGGGCACCCGTTTCATGCTGCATGCCGCCAATGGCGCGCACATCATTCTTGGCACCAAGCGCCTGGCCAAGCTGTCTGCGACCATGACCAACGCCAGCAAGGGCCGCGTGCCGCAGTGGACCCCTGCGACACCGCAGCCGCTGCAACGCCTGCATCTGCCCAAACCAGCCGTGCAGGACGAGCGTCCGCGCGTGGTCTATCTGGCCGCCTGCGTTTCCCGCGCCATGGGCCCGGCGGCGCGTGATCAGGAACAGGAGCCGCTGCTCGACAAGACCCGCAGCCTGCTGGAAAAGGCCGGCTACCAGGTGATCTTCCCCGAACAGTTGAACGACCTGTGCTGCGGCCAGCCGTTCGCTTCCAAGGGCTATGCCGAACAGGGCGAACGCAAGCGCCAGGAGATGCTCGATGCGCTGCTCAAGGCCAGTCGCGGCGGGCTCGACCCGATCTACTGCGACACCAGCCCCTGCACGCTGCGCCTGGTCCAGGGCCTGACCGATCAGCGCCTCGACATGTACGACCCGGTGCGCTTCATCCGCACGCATCTGCTCGACAAACTGGACTTCGTCCCGCAGGACAAGCCGATCGCCGTGCACGTCACCTGCAGCACCCAGCATCTTGGGGAAGCACAGGCACTGATCGATATCGCCCGCCGCTGCGCAAACGAGGTGGTCATTCCGGAAGGCATCCACTGCTGCGGCTTCGCTGGCGACAAGGGCTTCACCACGCCGGAACTGAACGAGCACGCACTGCGCAGCCTGAAGAACGCCGTGCAGATCTGCGAGGAAGGCATCTCCACCAGCCGCACCTGCGAGATCGGCCTGTCACGTCATGGCGAGATCGACTATCACGGCCTGGTCTATCTGGTTGACCGTGTAACGCGTCGTAAAACTGCCGACCAACCGCTCTAG
- a CDS encoding site-specific integrase yields MSKRQSKTGVQHLVYQAKTGFQYYFTFPGYIGNHPQLPAQIRWSLGHDEALARDLAQYLNPRFEDLMRRSSADTIELDPEGFLSNLAIVHAEISRFTESHLKIWALRPAPAVLANSDLSAGHERLLKECQEHIVLYCNEPGGEIHFALYPSEALRQALKFGFTRFDWPLGTNDPVTANAAAAYIYSAITVLETTPMAKNIFKTGHPLITMLSFYEYLCFARPDQGRHLLHIPPGLPRSAHSVMFHFSRISGQLDRLTLCQNFQILQEESGLYTLLIPLTGARLNGVPCHPDKLRVELLTSSPILASILLHFSLGQIDKILVKSFIEAPSADAYERALQEIQDLIRRILGPIPPAEPMYTLPDMSAANDAVTAPQDAGTLALLNALGSVLSPAQNAKLQALFEAPASNDLLIQPPLTHENCRHFGALIREFEERQVREGAWKNPRTRITMHARLEGLAELIGGHRPLSTLTRADFNALRDQLRSYPKNRHRLRATRYQPLSQIIQSGKYEPLNARTAKKFFELARALISYAHDQGYLKENLAAGLSFSTKGAAAPRKRTYTPRQIEQLLNGPVYTLKSPQRWRLDDYRFWLPLLGLYTGARLSELCQLRLGDIREELGVWVISISSSGARQLKTVDSERLVPLHKVILEAGFLAFHQQRLEANGSDLSAPLFENLRVYGDLSPGHTASRWYRGSDKDDKGYLGQCGLGDDELTFHGLRHTFIQQFRRQKLDMLIGKALVGHADRSTTGGYGDCYPSYVLKEELDKIDFEASTTHIHYSHYKALQAKQGVFRIGRPAGVDKAKATGWAEKRHWQSRITR; encoded by the coding sequence ATGTCCAAGCGTCAAAGCAAAACCGGTGTTCAGCACCTGGTCTATCAAGCCAAAACTGGCTTCCAGTACTACTTCACCTTCCCGGGCTATATCGGCAATCACCCGCAGCTACCAGCACAAATCCGCTGGTCACTCGGCCATGATGAAGCGCTCGCACGCGATCTCGCCCAATATCTCAACCCGCGTTTCGAAGATCTGATGAGGCGCAGCAGCGCCGACACGATTGAGCTGGATCCTGAGGGCTTTCTGTCAAACCTGGCCATTGTTCACGCCGAAATCAGCCGTTTTACGGAGAGCCACCTGAAAATCTGGGCGCTCCGCCCTGCACCTGCCGTACTGGCTAACTCTGATCTGAGCGCCGGGCATGAGCGCCTGCTGAAAGAGTGCCAAGAGCACATCGTGCTCTATTGCAATGAACCAGGCGGGGAAATCCACTTCGCCTTGTATCCGAGCGAAGCCCTGCGCCAAGCCCTCAAATTCGGTTTCACCCGCTTTGACTGGCCGCTCGGCACTAACGACCCAGTCACCGCCAACGCGGCTGCCGCTTACATCTACAGCGCAATCACAGTGCTGGAAACCACCCCGATGGCTAAGAACATCTTCAAAACCGGGCATCCACTTATCACGATGCTGTCGTTCTACGAGTACCTGTGTTTTGCCCGCCCCGACCAGGGTCGCCATCTGCTGCATATTCCGCCGGGCCTTCCACGCTCCGCGCACAGCGTAATGTTTCACTTCAGCCGGATCTCGGGACAGCTCGACCGCCTAACCCTCTGCCAAAACTTTCAAATTCTTCAGGAAGAAAGCGGGCTCTATACGCTCCTTATTCCGCTGACCGGCGCGCGGCTCAATGGCGTGCCTTGCCACCCCGACAAACTGCGGGTCGAACTGCTGACTAGTTCACCGATCCTCGCGTCGATCCTGCTGCATTTCAGCCTCGGCCAGATCGACAAGATTCTGGTTAAAAGCTTCATCGAAGCCCCTTCAGCGGATGCCTACGAACGCGCCCTGCAAGAAATTCAGGACCTGATCCGGCGCATACTTGGCCCCATCCCACCTGCAGAGCCCATGTACACCCTCCCCGACATGAGCGCGGCAAACGACGCCGTCACAGCACCCCAGGACGCCGGCACGCTTGCACTGCTGAATGCTCTCGGCAGTGTTTTGTCACCCGCCCAAAACGCAAAGCTACAAGCCTTGTTTGAGGCACCCGCCTCCAACGACCTGCTGATCCAGCCACCACTCACTCATGAGAACTGCCGGCACTTCGGCGCTCTCATCCGGGAGTTCGAAGAGCGCCAGGTACGCGAAGGGGCATGGAAGAATCCGCGCACCCGCATCACCATGCATGCTCGCCTGGAAGGACTTGCAGAGCTAATCGGCGGTCATCGCCCACTCAGCACGCTGACCCGCGCGGACTTCAATGCTTTGCGCGATCAGTTGCGCAGCTACCCCAAAAATCGTCATCGCTTGCGCGCCACTCGCTATCAGCCCCTAAGTCAGATTATTCAGAGCGGCAAGTACGAGCCTTTGAATGCCAGGACAGCGAAGAAGTTTTTCGAGCTGGCACGCGCGCTCATCAGCTATGCGCACGACCAGGGGTATTTGAAAGAGAATCTGGCTGCCGGACTTTCATTCAGCACCAAAGGCGCAGCCGCGCCACGGAAGCGCACCTATACCCCCAGACAGATTGAGCAACTGCTCAATGGCCCGGTCTATACGCTCAAGTCGCCGCAGCGCTGGCGCCTGGATGACTACCGCTTCTGGCTACCCCTGCTCGGCCTCTACACTGGCGCTCGCCTGAGCGAGCTTTGCCAGCTTCGGCTCGGCGATATTCGTGAAGAGCTTGGCGTATGGGTAATCAGCATCAGCAGCTCCGGGGCGCGGCAGCTGAAAACTGTCGACTCGGAGCGCCTCGTGCCGCTACATAAGGTCATTCTTGAAGCCGGCTTCTTGGCGTTTCATCAGCAGCGCCTGGAGGCAAATGGCAGTGATCTGTCAGCGCCGCTTTTTGAAAATCTTCGCGTGTATGGCGACCTTTCGCCCGGGCACACAGCCAGTCGCTGGTACCGGGGCTCAGACAAAGATGACAAAGGCTATTTGGGACAATGCGGACTGGGCGATGACGAACTCACCTTTCATGGCCTGCGGCATACGTTCATTCAGCAGTTCCGTCGACAAAAGCTGGACATGCTGATCGGCAAAGCCTTGGTCGGCCACGCCGACCGCAGCACCACTGGCGGCTATGGCGATTGCTACCCGAGCTATGTGCTGAAAGAGGAGCTCGACAAGATCGACTTTGAGGCCTCGACTACGCACATCCACTACAGCCACTACAAGGCGCTGCAAGCCAAGCAAGGCGTCTTTCGCATCGGCCGCCCAGCTGGAGTCGACAAGGCCAAGGCCACCGGTTGGGCTGAAAAACGGCACTGGCAATCCCGCATCACCCGATAG